The Coccidioides posadasii str. Silveira chromosome 3, complete sequence genome contains a region encoding:
- a CDS encoding uncharacterized protein (EggNog:ENOG410PFKB~COG:I~BUSCO:6850at33183), with the protein MAAPCLPRLFGRTARTLCKPRRQLVPRSSWRAASTKHPQGFVPPTEEDLVELRERVQEFTRREIPEEVAAKTDLENNFPPEMWQKLGEAGFLGVTADEQYGGLSMGYQAHCIVLEEISRASGSIGLSYAAHSQLCVNQLSLNGTPEQKAKYLPGLISGEKIGALAMSEHSAGSDVVSMKTTAKAVDGGYILNGTKMWITNGPDADYIVVYAKTEPTGGSKGITAFIVETSSKGFSCARKLDKLGMRGSNTGELIFEDVFVPKENILGTVNRGVKVLMEGLDLERLVLSAGPLGIMQATLDLVLPYTHTRKQFNAPIAHNQLVQGKLADMYTKLAVSRAYTYNTARQIDNSAASPEGTQIRTQDCAGAILYAAERATECTLDAIQLMGGTGYINEIPAGRLLRDAKLYEIGAGTSEIRRMVIGRAFNKEYA; encoded by the exons ATGGCTGCTCCCTGTCTTCCCCGCCTCTTTGGCCGCACCGCCAGAACCCTCTGCAAGCCTAGACGACAGCTTGTCCCGCGCTCGTCATGGCGGGCCGCGTCCACCAAGCACCCGCAGGGCTTCGTTCCTCCAACAGAAGAAGACCTCGTGGAGTTGAGAGAGCGAGTTCAGGAATTCACCA GGCGTGAAATACCCGAGGAGGTTGCCGCAAAGACCGACCTAGAGAACAACTTCCCACCGGAAATGTGGCAGAAACTGGGCGAGGCTGGTTTCCTCGGGGTCACCGCAGACGAGCAATACGGTGGTCTGTCCATGGGATATCAAGCGCACTGTATTGTCTTGGAAGAGATCAGCCGTGCGTCCGGCAGCATTGGCCTGTCTTACGCCGCCCATTCCCAGCTCTGTGTCAATCAGCTGTCATTGAACGGAACTCCCGAGCAGAAGGCTAAGTATCTACCCGGTTTGATATCGGGAGAGAAAATCGGCGCCCTGGCCATGTCTGAACATTCCGCCGGATCTGATGTCGTGAGCATGAAGACGACCGCCAAGGCCGTTGACGGAGGGTATATCCTCAACGGCACCAAGATGTGGATCACCAATGGTCCCGATGCGGATTATATTGTTGTCTACGCCAAAACTGAGCCTACCGGTGGCTCAAAGGGCATCACTGCCTTTATCGTGGAGACTTCCTCCAAGGGATTCTCATGCGCACGAAAACTGGACAAGCTGGGAATGAGAGGCTCAAACACCGGTGAACTCATCTTCGAGGATGTCTTCGTGCCCAAGGAGAATATCCTTGGAACAGTTAACCGCGGCGTCAAGGTCCTCATGGAGGGATTAGACTTGGAGCGTCTGGTCCTCAGCGCCGGCCCTCTAGG TATCATGCAAGCTACCCTCGACCTCGTCCTTCCCTACACCCACACCCGCAAACAGTTCAACGCCCCCATCGCCCATAACCAACTCGTCCAGGGCAAACTCGCAGATATGTATACTAAACTTGCCGTCTCGCGCGCCTACACCTACAACACCGCCCGACAAATTGATAACTCCGCCGCTTCTCCCGAGGGCACTCAGATCCGCACCCAGGATTGTGCGGGTGCCATTCTCTACGCCGCCGAGCGTGCGACAGAGTGTACATTGGATGCCATTCAGTTGATGGGTGGTACGGGTTATATCAATGAGATCCCCGCGGGAAGATTGCTTAGGGACGCGAAGCTATATGAGATTGGCGCTGGAACAAGTGAAATTCGACGAATGGTTATTGGCAGGGCGTTTAACAAGGAGTATGCTTAA
- the MCCC2 gene encoding Methylcrotonoyl-CoA carboxylase beta chain, mitochondrial (EggNog:ENOG410PKSU~COG:E,I~BUSCO:4842at33183): MASVRAPSTKLLRSLRCALSSNAHLTLRQQRPNAFFVLRHSSRSISNYTHAHQASAISVLPTAVDTSSHDFKENAQQMNDLLAKMSELHSTIAKGGPQKAKDKHIARGKMLPRDRVTALIDPGTSFLELSPLAGHEMYGADQVPSGGIITGIGTVEGVSCMIVANDSTVKGGTYFPITVKKHLRAQAIAQENKLPCIYLVDSGGANLPHQADVFPDRDHFGRIFFNQARMSSLGIPQISVVMGPCTAGGAYVPAMSDETIIVENQGTIFLAGPPLVKAATGEVVSAEDLGGGKLHSSISGVTDYLAVDDAHALVLARRSISNLNYPKTSFPFLTSAQFKEPLYDPAELAGIVGTNLRRQIPAHEVIARIVDGSEFAEFKRDYGTTLVTGFARIYGTQVGIVANNGILFSESSLKGAHFIELCAQRNIPLVFLQNISGFMVGADAEKGGIAKNGAKLVTAVACADVPKFTVVFGSSAGAGNYGMCGRAYSPRFLYMWPNAKIGVMGSEQLSSVMAAVGKSADPSLKARIDAESEATFSSARLWDDGVIPPADTRKILGLSLAASMGGRAEDAKTKFGVFRM; encoded by the exons ATGGCCTCAGTCCGCGCTCCCTCCACCAAGCTCCTCCGCAGCCTTCGCTGTGCTCTCTCCTCCAATGCCCATCTCACCCTCAGACAACAGCGACCCAATGCCTTCTTTGTTCTCCGCCACTCCTCCCGCTCCATATCAAACTACACCCATGCCCACCAGGCGTCCGCCATATCCGTCCTGCCCACAGCTGTGGACACATCATCACACGATTTCAAAGAGAATGCTCAACAGATGAACGACCTACTGGCAAAGATGTCAGAGCTTCACTCTACCATCGCCAAGGGTGGCCCGCAGAAGGCCAAAGATAAGCACATTGCAAGAGGAAAGATGTTGCCCCGCGATCGAGTCACGGCGTTGATCGATCCCGGCACATCGTTCCTGGAACTGTCGCCATTGGCCGGCCACGAGATGTATGGCGCCGACCAAGTTCCTTCTGGAGGTATAATCACGGGAATTGGTACCGTGGAAGGCGTGTCATGTATGATCGTTGCAAACGACAGCACCGTGAAGGGTGGCACCTACTTCCCCATCACCGTGAAGAAGCATCTACGCGCCCAGGCGATTGCCCAGGAGAATAAGCTACCATGTATCTACCTCGTCGACTCCGGCGGTGCAAACCTGCCCCATCAGGCGGACGTTTTCCCGGACAGAGACCACTTTGGCCGAATCTTCTTCAACCAGGCCAGAATGAGCTCCCTGGGCATCCCGCAAATTTCTGTCGTCATGGGCCCTTGCACCGCTGGCGGAGCCTATGTTCCCGCCATGAGCGACGAGACCATCATTGTCGAGAATCAGGGAACCATCTTCCTTGCCGGTCCACCACTCGTCAAAGCCGCAACGGGCGAAGTCGTCTCCGCGGAGGACCTTGGCGGCGGAAAGCTCCACAGCTCCATCTCCGGAGTTACTGACTATCTCGCCGTCGACGATGCCCATGCCCTCGTCCTCGCTCGCAGGTCCATTTCAAACCTTAACTATCCCAAAACCAGCTTCCCTTTTCTCACGTCCGCTCAATTCAAGGAGCCTCTCTACGACCCCGCAGAACTCGCCGGAATCGTAGGTACCAATCTCCGCCGCCAGATCCCCGCCCATGAAGTCATCGCTCGCATCGTCGACGGCAGCGAATTCGCCGAGTTCAAGCGCGACTACGGAACTACCTTGGTCACCGGTTTCGCCAGGATATACGGCACCCAAGTCGGTATCGTGGCCAACAACGGAATCCTGTTCTCTGAATCATCGCTCAAGGGCGCTCACTTCATCGAGCTCTGTGCACAGAGAAATATTCCACTGGTATTTTTGCAGAATATCTCCGGCTTCATGGTCGGTGCAGACGCAGAAAAGGGGGGAATAGCGAAGAACGGAGCTAAGCTAGTTACCGCAGTCGCATGTGCGGATGTCCCCAAGTTCACCGTTGTCTTTGGCTCTAGTGCCGGCGCCGGAAATTATGGAATGTG CGGCCGTGCTTACTCTCCTCGCTTCCTCTACATGTGGCCCAACGCCAAGATCGGCGTCATGGGCTCCGAGCAGCTCTCCTCAGTTATGGCTGCTGTCGGCAAATCCGCTGATCCCAGCCTCAAGGCTCGCATTGACGCAGAGTCTGAAGCAACCTTCTCATCTGCGCGGTTATGGGATGACGGTGTCATCCCACCAGCGGACACACGCAAGATCCTAGGCCTGAGCTTGGCCGCTTCCATGGGTGGAAGGGCCGAAGATGCGAAGACGAAGTTTGGTGTGTTCAGAATGTAA
- the RSR1 gene encoding Ras- protein rsr1 (EggNog:ENOG410PFUD~COG:S), giving the protein MRELYMKQGEGFLLVFSITSMSSLNELAELREQIIRIKDDENVPIVIVGNKSDLEEDRAVSRSKAFQLSQQWGNAPYYETSARRRANVDEAFIDLCRQIIRKDIQATKDRDREQNPARRKDGQKRSKKPTRKKGKRPDCVIL; this is encoded by the exons ATGAG GGAGTTATATATGAAGCAGGGTGAAGGGTTTCTCCTAGTGTTTTCGATCACAAGCATGTCCTCCCTCAACGAGCTGGCCGAACTCCGCGAACAAATCATTCGCATAAAGGATGATGAGAACGTTCCTATTGTGATTGTAGGGAATAAATCCGACCTCGAAGAAGACCGTGCGGTTTCGCGGTCAAAGGCCTTTCAGCTCTCACAACAGTGGGGCAATGCTCCGTATTACGAAACTTCAGCGCGGAGGAGAGCTAATGTTGACGAAGCTTTCATTGACCTCTGCCGGCAAATTATACGCAAAGACATCCAAGCAACGAAGGATCGGGACCGAGAACAGAATCCAGCGAGAAGGAAAGATGGCCAGAAGCGAAGCAAAAAACCAACcaggaaaaagggaaagcGACCCGACTGCGTTATTCTTTGA
- the TGL1 gene encoding cholesterol esterase (EggNog:ENOG410PG26~COG:I~MEROPS:MER0208659~BUSCO:5485at33183): MPRVPVLGRLFWNEYLALFGSLIFIFLEGFLHLITSSLPAPIISFFYRQSKRLFNIFSTPQVLANQQEVSVSIARAPDFVDLCALFGYEAEEHIVQTGDGYLLGLHRISCRKSERGTKVNSGEGSIQKRVVYLHHGLLMNSEVWVCLTDEERCLPFRLVEQGYDVWLGNNRGNKYSKKSTTHSPSSTAFWNFSMDQFAFHDIPDSIDYILSVTSQTSLSYVGFSQGTAQAFATLSIHPGLNQKVNVFIGLAPAMSPAGLHNGVVDSLIKASPDVLFLAFGRRSILSSATMWQAILYPPIFVRIIDMSLSLLFNWRGTNISLAQKLAAYPHLYSYTSTKSVVHWFQIIRNRSFQMYDDDVGPTLNIGGVARYYKPAKFPTKNIRTPIVLVYGGSDSLVDISVMLKELPNHTVATSIPHYEHLDFLWAEDVNELVFPWIFGALRDYGPDVQNSLVGSKYVNGTNQIDDFE, encoded by the exons ATGCCTCGCGTTCCTGTTCTTGGCAGGTTATTCTG GAATGAATACCTTGCGCTCTTTGGGTCGttgatatttatttttcttgaagGGTTTCTACATCTTATAACTTCCTCACTGC CTGCACCCATCATTAGCTTCTTTTACAGACAGTCCAAGCGGCTATTCAATATCTTCTCTACACCGCAGGTCCTGGCGAATCAGCAAGAAGTTTCCGTGTCGATAGCAAGAGCCCCTGACTTTGTCGATCTGTGTGCCCTATTCGGGTATGAAGCCGAGGAGCATATTGTCCAAACTGGAGACGGATATTTGCTTGGCTTGCACAGGATATCCTGTCGAAAATCTGAAAGAGGCACCAAAGTAAATAGTGGCGAAGGAAGCATACAGAAACGAGTGGTGTATCTACACCATGGGCTTTTGATGAACAGCGAAGTTTGGGTGTGTCTGACGGACGAGGAGAGATGCCTTCCGTTTCGTTTGGTTGAGCAGGGTTATGATGTGTGGTTGGGCAATAACCGCGGGAACAAGTACTCCAAGAAGTCCACGACTCACTCCCCATCGTCAACTGCGTTCTGGAACTTCTCGATGGACCAATTTGCATTCCATGACATCCCGGACAGCATTGACTATATCTTGTCGGTCACATCACAAACCTCCCTCTCTTACGTCGGCTTTTCGCAAGGAACAGCCCAGGCCTTTGCGACGCTCTCGATTCACCCTGGTTTAAACCAGAAGGTTAACGTATTCATCGGCCTGGCACCTGCAATGTCTCCAGCTGGGCTCCACAATGGTGTTGTCGATTCACTGATTAAGGCTTCTCCCGATGTCCTGTTTCTTGCGTTTGGACGTCGAAGCATCTTGAGCTCGGCGACAATGTGGCAAGCGATACTATACCCGCCTATATTTGTGAGGATTATCGATATGTCCCTTTCGTTGCTTTTCAATTGGAGAGGGACAAATATCAGTCTTGCTCAGAAATTGGCAGCTTATCCTCACTTATACTCTTACACAAGCACGAAATCTGTCGTCCATTGGTTCCAGATTATCCGCAACAGGAGCTTCCAAATGTACGATGACGACGTCGGGCCGACCCTGAATATTGGCGGAGTGGCGCGATATTACAAGCCTGCAAAATTCCCGACGAAGAATATCCGAACGCCAATTGTGTTGGTATACGGTGGCAGCGATAGCTTGGTTGACATTAGCGTAATGCTGAAAGAACTTCCCAACCACACCGTTGCGACGTCGATTCCTCACTATGAGCATCTTGATTTCCTATGGGCAGAAGATGTGAACGAACTGGTCTTCCCTTGGATCTTCGGGGCACTAAGGGACTATGGTCCTGACGTACAAAATTCTTTGGTCGGATCAAAATATGTAAATGGAACAAACCAGATTGACGACTTTGAATAA